aatgatgtgaatctttctgtagaaaatcaaatgtttgttctactcagtgtgattgacaggagagATGATCAGAGGGGCAGAGTTTTTACcaccatcattaagaaatggacTGAAGTATGGGTAGAGTTTctgagtgaagcagcagccagtaaaGGAGTAGATAAGACCTGCAGCATCAACATCATAAAAGGAGACCAGACCCTCctcataatccacaaacacccccaccttctcaggctgacacttcagagagagacggactgaAGGGCGAGCACAAGCTCTGTACTCATTTTCATTCCTCAGACCTATCGTCCAGTAACCATTCTGAGGAGTCAGTCTAATCTGTCCCTTCCTGTTGATCGACTCTCTGGCCACTCCGAAATCCCAGTCAGTCTTCCCTTTAACTTGAACCTCATAATAAAATCTTCCTGAAGAGAAACTCTGCTTTGCTAAGACATTAACACAATAATCAAATCTCTCTGGGTTGTCTGGGATATTCTTCCTTACATTACcatgtttaacttgttttccatcatcagacaggatgagttTGGGATGTGCTGTATCAGGATCGAGTGTCACATCCACTGCATACTGCTGGACCCTCTTCAGCTCGACCTCAAACAGcttcttcatctgtttactgagcgtctcctccagctgattcACAGCTCTCACCACAGTCCCCTCATATGAAGGTGGACGGACGCTGACTCCTGTCCAGTCCTTGGTGGGTGGAGCAGCATTAAGTAATGGGGAGCCTTGGAAGTTGAAGAGTCTCTGGAAAGAACTtgagagctgctccacctcagagcttctcttctccagctcagagatttcctgttccagctctttgatgaagccttcagcctgtttctctgtctctctgtgcttcTCTTTGATGGTGTTGATGAGCTCGGCCTGGCTTCTCTCAACAGACTCCTTCAGAGCGGTGAAGACCTGAACAccagctgctatctctctgtctgcatctttCTTACTGAGCTCCACTGAGCGCTTCATCTCCTGAATCTTCAGTCGTCTCTTCTGGATCATCTGCTGAATTTCAGTGTCTGTCTTCCCCAGCTCGGCCTTCTTTCCTTCATATTCTTCTTTCAGAGAACCAACATCATGTGTCTTGTGGTCTAAAACAGTGCAGAGCATGCAGACATACATCTGGTCGGTCTTAcagaacagctccagcagtttatCGTGCTTCGTACACATCCTGTCTTCCAGGTTCTCCACAGGGTtgatcagctgatgtcttttcagcTGTTTAGCTGTGAGATGAGGCTCCAGGTGAGTCTCACAGTAGGAGGCCAGACACACCAGGCAGGACTTCAGGGCCTTCAGTTTGGTTCCAGTGCAGATGTCACAGGGAACTTCTCCTGGTTTGGAAACttgttgctctgagctgctgctgctggctttctgTTGTGCTGACTGTCTGAACTGAGCAGCCATCTCAGAGATGAACGTGTTGACCTGCAGCTCAGGTCTGGTGTTGAAAATCTTTTTACAGTTGGGACACTGACATGGGACATTTTTATCCCAGTGTATAGTGATGCAGGTTTTACAGAAGTTGTGTCCACATGGTACGGTGACTGGAtcagtgaacacatccagacagatggagcacagaaactgatcttcagtcagcagacagctggcagcagacatgttgacaGTCTGAGaatgaaaagtgagaaaaagaaactGTAATTAGATATCTCTTGATTAAGTGTTCAATAAACTATTACTCCTGTAATATAAGGAGTCAAAATGAGCTCTGTTGGGTAAAAATGTGCCCTTGAGTAGAGCTCAGGTTTTGTGTCCATAtgcacagagcagaaacagtAAAGTTAAAAGGACAGAGTTATAAGTTCAGGCTTCTTACTTAAATGTTTAACAGATATCAGTTTTAAAACAGCCATTTTGTGCCTTTTGAAGGCAATGAAATACACTGGCAGATAACATCAGACACTGTGCTCTGAACTAGGCTATTTAGCCTTTAGCAGACTagtttatctgtgtttgtgtttgttatggTTGGATTGAGCTGCTGTGCTTTACAGTAAAGGTATGTGGTATAACAAACTCAGTTAATATCAGGTATCAAGCACGATGTTTTAATATCAGGAGACAGATCAGTCAAAGTGGGTAAATTAGCATAAGCTAAAGCTTGCTGTGACTGTATCCTATCTAACTGTATCCAGAGTTCAGTCACTGTGGTTGGATTTGGACCTGTTTTGTAGTTCTGACAAAATGTACATGTTGAAATTGTCCGTGTACTCACCAGTGTTTGTCAGAGACTCTGCTGTTGTGTTGAGAAAGTTTTgttcagagagaaacacagagactcGTCtggtctgcagctctgctcacTCAAACTTTCACTTTGATTTGAGGAAATGTGACTTGaagttttttctctctcagctgctgctcctctcagtGCAGCTCTGTGGTTTATTGCCTC
This sequence is a window from Pagrus major chromosome 8, Pma_NU_1.0. Protein-coding genes within it:
- the LOC141001090 gene encoding E3 ubiquitin-protein ligase TRIM21-like — translated: MSAASCLLTEDQFLCSICLDVFTDPVTVPCGHNFCKTCITIHWDKNVPCQCPNCKKIFNTRPELQVNTFISEMAAQFRQSAQQKASSSSSEQQVSKPGEVPCDICTGTKLKALKSCLVCLASYCETHLEPHLTAKQLKRHQLINPVENLEDRMCTKHDKLLELFCKTDQMYVCMLCTVLDHKTHDVGSLKEEYEGKKAELGKTDTEIQQMIQKRRLKIQEMKRSVELSKKDADREIAAGVQVFTALKESVERSQAELINTIKEKHRETEKQAEGFIKELEQEISELEKRSSEVEQLSSSFQRLFNFQGSPLLNAAPPTKDWTGVSVRPPSYEGTVVRAVNQLEETLSKQMKKLFEVELKRVQQYAVDVTLDPDTAHPKLILSDDGKQVKHGNVRKNIPDNPERFDYCVNVLAKQSFSSGRFYYEVQVKGKTDWDFGVARESINRKGQIRLTPQNGYWTIGLRNENEYRACARPSVRLSLKCQPEKVGVFVDYEEGLVSFYDVDAAGLIYSFTGCCFTQKLYPYFSPFLNDGGKNSAPLIISPVNHTE